Proteins from one Bradyrhizobium roseum genomic window:
- a CDS encoding glycosyltransferase, which translates to MNDAIQPGPETPSQAGLPELSVVVPTFNERDNVTVLYRRLEATLAGIAWEVVFVDDNSPDGTWDVVRGLARKDSRVRCIRRIGRRGLSGACIEGILASSGPYAAVIDADLQHDETQLPKMVALLRSGEAELVVGSRYIEGGSADSFNKQRAGASQLATEVARRVLKVEVADPMSGFFMIRRDRFEELAPQLSTQGFKILLDVIASAQGKLRTVEIPYTFGSRQHGESKLDSMVALDFLGLVLAKLTNDVVSLRFLLFAMVGGTGLVVHLVVLFIAHEIFREPFAEAQAAGALTAMTSNFILNNFLTYRDQRLKGFAILRGLLLFYVVCGVGLLANVGVAFAVFDQEPIWWLAGLAGALMGVVWNYAMSGLFVWRKR; encoded by the coding sequence ATGAATGATGCCATCCAGCCCGGCCCCGAAACCCCGTCGCAGGCCGGTTTGCCCGAGCTTTCGGTCGTTGTGCCGACCTTCAACGAGCGCGACAACGTCACCGTGCTGTACCGGCGGCTGGAGGCCACGCTTGCCGGCATTGCCTGGGAAGTGGTTTTTGTCGACGACAATTCTCCCGACGGAACCTGGGACGTGGTGCGCGGGCTGGCGCGGAAGGATTCCCGCGTGCGCTGCATCCGCCGGATCGGGCGGCGCGGCCTGTCGGGCGCCTGCATCGAAGGCATTTTGGCCTCGAGCGGCCCTTACGCGGCGGTGATCGACGCCGATCTGCAGCACGATGAGACGCAACTGCCGAAAATGGTCGCCTTGCTGCGGAGCGGCGAGGCCGAGCTCGTGGTCGGCAGCCGTTACATCGAAGGCGGCAGCGCCGACAGTTTCAACAAGCAGCGGGCAGGGGCGAGCCAGCTTGCAACCGAAGTGGCGCGACGCGTGCTGAAGGTCGAGGTCGCCGATCCCATGAGCGGGTTCTTCATGATCCGCCGCGACCGCTTCGAAGAACTGGCGCCACAGCTCTCGACCCAGGGCTTCAAGATCCTGCTCGATGTCATAGCCAGCGCGCAGGGCAAGCTGCGCACTGTCGAAATTCCGTACACTTTCGGTTCGCGCCAGCACGGCGAGAGCAAACTTGATTCGATGGTGGCGCTGGATTTCCTCGGCCTCGTGTTGGCGAAGCTGACCAACGACGTGGTGTCGCTGCGTTTCCTGCTGTTCGCGATGGTGGGCGGCACCGGCCTTGTCGTGCATCTCGTGGTGCTCTTCATCGCGCATGAAATTTTCAGGGAGCCGTTCGCGGAGGCACAGGCGGCCGGCGCGTTGACCGCGATGACCAGCAATTTCATTCTCAACAACTTTCTCACCTATCGCGACCAGCGGCTGAAGGGATTTGCGATCCTGCGCGGCCTGTTGCTGTTTTACGTCGTTTGCGGCGTCGGGCTGCTCGCCAATGTCGGCGTCGCGTTCGCGGTGTTCGACCAGGAGCCGATCTGGTGGCTGGCCGGGCTTGCGGGTGCCCTGATGGGCGTGGTCTGGAACTACGCCATGTCCGGACTGTTCGTCTGGCGCAAACGATGA
- a CDS encoding phasin family protein has protein sequence MSTTDETKPAGKSKRRKGKAERSKKAAPQAGLPETPPSAGLRSPDQKKQPQPARVESPKVEPQPAAVVQPVVAVVAPPEPEPAVVSPPSAPISAAPPVAEPMSAEPTPAETEPAETKSAETPPAESSPAEPAPVSLQTIADAYRDYTRKSIEAFGSFVEQLSGARSLDKAMTVQTEFLKRTYETSVAESHKICELHNRLAKQTLDPFKGLAGKTPATHGKP, from the coding sequence ATGTCAACGACAGACGAGACCAAGCCGGCCGGGAAATCCAAACGGCGCAAGGGCAAGGCGGAACGTAGCAAGAAGGCGGCCCCGCAGGCGGGTTTGCCGGAGACCCCGCCATCGGCTGGACTGCGGAGCCCGGACCAGAAAAAGCAGCCGCAACCGGCTCGCGTGGAGAGCCCGAAGGTGGAGCCGCAGCCGGCGGCGGTCGTGCAGCCCGTCGTTGCCGTCGTCGCGCCGCCTGAACCAGAACCGGCCGTTGTGTCCCCGCCTTCCGCGCCCATCTCGGCTGCGCCGCCGGTCGCCGAGCCGATGTCGGCCGAACCCACGCCAGCCGAAACCGAGCCAGCTGAAACCAAATCAGCCGAAACTCCGCCGGCCGAGTCGTCCCCAGCCGAGCCCGCGCCGGTGAGCCTGCAAACCATCGCCGATGCGTATCGCGACTACACCCGCAAATCGATCGAGGCGTTCGGGTCGTTTGTCGAACAGCTCAGCGGCGCCCGCTCGCTCGACAAGGCGATGACGGTTCAGACCGAATTCTTGAAGCGGACGTATGAGACCTCGGTGGCGGAGTCGCACAAGATCTGCGAATTGCATAACCGCCTAGCCAAGCAAACCCTCGACCCGTTCAAGGGACTTGCGGGCAAGACGCCCGCAACCCACGGCAAGCCTTGA
- a CDS encoding SulP family inorganic anion transporter, whose protein sequence is MQIASPAATQSQFEDSPPLSAILRAPNLFVRESLAGIITALALIPEVISFSFVSGVDPKVALVSSIVLCLVMSVLGGRPAMVTAAAGSIALVIGPMVKLHGVGYILPTIILAGVIQIAFGLAGLARLTRFIPRSVMIGFVNALGILIFAAQVPHIFNVPWLVYPLFALTIAIVLVMPRITTAVPAPLVAIIVVTSIVILGHLAVPNVGGEGAMAPGLPGFTAFVVPLDFNTLRIIWPTAISVAFVGLLETLLTAKLVDDLTDTRSHKGKESWALGIANIAAGFYGGIGGCAMIAQTVVNVKIGQGRTRISTVVAAVVLLVLVTGLSGLMAQIPMVALAAVMMIAALKTIDWHSVRPATFKRMPVPETLVMVTTVAVTVVTGNLAIGIAVGVVLAMILFARRVAHVIRTERTVSQDGLSVHYTVHGPLFFGSSNDLVERFSYGADPKRVLIDLTHSQIWDASSVAALDSIETKYNDHGATVTFTGLDQRSSSFHQRLTGQLGA, encoded by the coding sequence ATGCAAATCGCCAGTCCCGCCGCCACTCAGTCGCAGTTCGAAGACTCGCCGCCGCTATCGGCAATTCTTCGCGCGCCGAACCTTTTCGTCCGCGAATCGCTGGCCGGCATCATCACCGCACTGGCGCTGATCCCAGAGGTGATCTCGTTCTCCTTCGTCTCGGGCGTCGATCCCAAAGTGGCGCTGGTCTCCTCGATCGTCTTGTGCCTCGTAATGTCGGTGCTCGGCGGCCGGCCGGCGATGGTCACCGCGGCGGCCGGCTCGATCGCGCTGGTCATCGGTCCGATGGTTAAGCTGCACGGCGTCGGCTACATCCTGCCGACCATCATCCTCGCGGGCGTCATCCAGATCGCGTTCGGGCTTGCCGGCCTGGCGCGGCTCACCCGCTTCATCCCGCGCTCGGTGATGATCGGCTTCGTCAACGCGCTCGGCATTCTGATATTTGCTGCGCAGGTGCCGCACATTTTCAACGTGCCGTGGCTGGTCTATCCGCTGTTCGCGCTGACAATCGCGATCGTGCTCGTGATGCCGCGCATCACGACGGCGGTACCGGCGCCGCTCGTCGCCATCATCGTGGTGACGTCGATCGTGATCCTGGGGCATCTCGCGGTACCGAACGTCGGCGGCGAGGGCGCAATGGCGCCGGGACTGCCCGGCTTCACCGCGTTTGTCGTTCCGCTCGACTTCAACACGCTGCGCATCATCTGGCCGACGGCGATCAGCGTCGCTTTTGTCGGACTGCTGGAAACACTACTGACGGCCAAGCTGGTCGACGACCTCACGGATACGCGGTCGCACAAGGGCAAGGAATCGTGGGCGCTCGGCATCGCCAACATCGCCGCCGGCTTCTATGGCGGCATCGGCGGCTGCGCGATGATTGCGCAAACCGTCGTCAACGTGAAGATCGGGCAGGGGCGCACCCGCATTTCGACGGTGGTCGCCGCCGTCGTGCTGCTGGTGCTGGTGACCGGGCTGAGCGGATTGATGGCGCAGATCCCGATGGTGGCGTTGGCCGCCGTCATGATGATCGCCGCGCTCAAGACCATCGATTGGCACAGCGTCCGGCCTGCGACGTTCAAGCGGATGCCGGTCCCGGAAACCTTGGTCATGGTGACCACCGTCGCGGTCACCGTCGTCACCGGCAACCTCGCGATCGGCATCGCCGTCGGCGTGGTGCTGGCGATGATTCTGTTCGCGCGACGAGTCGCGCATGTCATTCGAACCGAGCGCACCGTGAGCCAGGACGGGTTGTCGGTCCATTACACTGTCCATGGTCCCCTGTTCTTCGGCTCCAGCAACGATCTTGTCGAGCGGTTCTCCTATGGCGCCGACCCCAAGCGGGTCCTGATCGATCTCACCCATTCCCAGATCTGGGATGCGTCGAGCGTCGCGGCGCTGGATTCGATCGAAACCAAATACAACGACCATGGCGCCACCGTCACTTTCACCGGGCTCGACCAGCGCAGTTCATCGTTCCATCAGCGTCTGACCGGCCAGCTCGGCGCCTGA
- a CDS encoding formylglycine-generating enzyme family protein → MPAAVDPESMNWIPGGAFLMGSNSFYREERPVRPAFVDGFWMDTHPVTNGEFRRFVEATGYITYSERPPDPAMYPDADPAMLVPGSLVFVKPDRPVSLRNNLAWWEYRPGADWRHPEGPGSSIAGRDDHPVVHVAYEDALAYAAWCGKDLPSEAEWEFAARGGLEGKAYPWGDAANPEGRFLANTWQGLFPHENSAEDGYAGTSPVDAFPANGYGLFDMVGNVWEWTSSPYDAVPDQPPQSCCHPNAGDERSTRRVVKGGSHLCAPNYCLRYRPSARQGETVDSSTCHIGFRCIVRHPPAG, encoded by the coding sequence ATGCCCGCCGCCGTCGACCCGGAGTCCATGAACTGGATTCCGGGCGGCGCATTTCTGATGGGCTCCAACAGCTTTTACCGGGAGGAGCGCCCGGTTCGTCCGGCCTTCGTCGACGGCTTCTGGATGGACACTCATCCCGTGACCAATGGCGAATTCCGCAGGTTCGTCGAAGCGACGGGGTACATCACCTATTCCGAACGCCCACCCGATCCTGCGATGTACCCGGACGCCGATCCCGCGATGCTGGTGCCGGGCTCGCTGGTGTTCGTCAAACCGGATCGACCGGTCAGCCTGCGCAACAACCTGGCCTGGTGGGAGTATCGCCCCGGTGCCGACTGGCGGCATCCGGAAGGACCCGGCAGTTCGATCGCCGGACGCGACGATCATCCGGTCGTGCACGTTGCCTATGAGGATGCGCTGGCCTATGCGGCGTGGTGCGGCAAGGATCTGCCGAGCGAGGCCGAATGGGAATTCGCCGCCCGCGGCGGTCTGGAAGGCAAGGCCTATCCGTGGGGCGACGCCGCCAATCCGGAAGGGCGGTTTCTTGCCAACACCTGGCAGGGCCTTTTCCCGCACGAGAATTCGGCCGAGGATGGATACGCAGGCACATCGCCGGTCGATGCGTTTCCGGCCAATGGTTACGGCCTGTTCGACATGGTCGGCAATGTCTGGGAATGGACGTCGAGCCCGTACGACGCCGTACCCGATCAGCCGCCGCAATCCTGCTGCCATCCGAACGCCGGCGATGAGCGATCGACGCGACGCGTCGTCAAGGGCGGCTCGCATCTCTGCGCGCCAAACTACTGTCTCCGGTACCGGCCTTCGGCCCGTCAGGGCGAAACGGTCGATTCCTCCACCTGCCACATCGGCTTCCGCTGCATTGTGCGCCATCCGCCGGCCGGCTGA
- a CDS encoding arylsulfatase: MASKPNILFFHVDNLGMGELGCYGGGILRGADTKRMDAFAKQGVKLTHYVVEPQCTPTRSALMTGRFPIRSGNHTIALGGNGGGIVKWERTIGSILSEGGYATSIYGKWHIGAEDGRFPTDHGFDEWYGPLRTYDECMWLTDPHYVPERDGFSHMHEGVKGKGAWPILEEQLTMETKKTCDLEYQKRAIKFMEKSVKADKPFYCYFNHSLMHFPMSPRDEFVGKSTNGDWGDCLLMLDHDFGVLLDKLDELGVADNTIVVMCGDNGAEDHLAGRGTGGFFDGSYFSSAEGGIRTPLLIRWPNRIPAGIESNEMVHVTDMFTTLLSMTGCKAPADRLIDGVDQSPFFLGKQETSNRESCIVWLKDELHAVKWKDFKINFKRQQHFHDPELALGFARITHLKEDPKERDAVNQRYVRWWVMQHAQRVIREFEESAKKEELIPPGAALDFVPKQHAKV, translated from the coding sequence ATGGCAAGCAAACCCAACATCCTGTTTTTTCACGTCGATAACCTCGGCATGGGCGAACTCGGTTGCTACGGCGGCGGCATTCTGCGCGGCGCCGATACCAAGCGCATGGACGCATTCGCCAAGCAAGGCGTCAAGCTGACGCATTACGTCGTCGAGCCGCAATGCACGCCGACCCGCTCGGCGCTGATGACCGGGCGCTTCCCGATCCGTTCGGGCAACCACACCATCGCGCTCGGCGGTAATGGCGGCGGCATCGTGAAGTGGGAGCGCACCATCGGTTCGATCCTGTCGGAAGGAGGCTACGCGACCTCGATCTACGGCAAGTGGCACATCGGCGCCGAGGACGGCCGTTTTCCGACCGATCACGGTTTTGACGAATGGTACGGCCCCTTGCGCACGTATGACGAATGCATGTGGCTGACCGACCCGCATTATGTGCCGGAGCGCGACGGCTTCTCGCACATGCATGAGGGCGTGAAGGGGAAGGGCGCCTGGCCGATCCTGGAAGAGCAGCTCACCATGGAGACCAAGAAGACCTGCGACCTCGAGTACCAGAAGCGGGCCATCAAGTTCATGGAAAAGTCCGTCAAGGCGGACAAGCCGTTCTACTGCTACTTCAACCACTCGCTGATGCACTTCCCGATGAGCCCGCGCGACGAGTTCGTCGGCAAGAGCACCAACGGCGATTGGGGCGACTGCCTGCTGATGCTCGACCACGACTTCGGCGTGCTGCTGGACAAGCTCGATGAGCTCGGCGTAGCCGACAACACCATCGTCGTGATGTGCGGCGACAACGGCGCCGAGGACCATCTCGCCGGCCGCGGCACCGGCGGCTTCTTCGACGGCTCCTACTTCTCGTCCGCGGAAGGCGGCATCCGCACCCCGCTCTTGATCCGCTGGCCGAACCGGATCCCGGCAGGCATCGAAAGCAACGAGATGGTCCATGTCACCGACATGTTCACCACGCTGCTGTCGATGACCGGCTGCAAGGCGCCCGCCGACCGGCTGATCGACGGTGTCGACCAGAGCCCGTTCTTCCTCGGCAAGCAGGAAACGTCGAATCGCGAGTCCTGCATCGTCTGGCTGAAGGACGAACTGCACGCCGTGAAGTGGAAGGACTTCAAGATCAACTTCAAGCGGCAGCAGCATTTCCACGATCCGGAGCTGGCGCTGGGCTTTGCCCGCATCACGCATCTGAAGGAAGACCCGAAGGAGCGCGATGCCGTCAACCAGCGTTACGTGCGCTGGTGGGTGATGCAGCACGCCCAGCGCGTCATCAGGGAATTCGAGGAGAGCGCCAAGAAGGAGGAGCTGATTCCGCCCGGTGCCGCGCTCGATTTCGTGCCCAAGCAACACGCCAAGGTCTGA
- a CDS encoding ABC transporter ATP-binding protein, with amino-acid sequence MTMAMAEAQKGFIDVRDMGVIFGANDNKVVAVESVSLNVQPGEFVSLIGPSGCGKSTLLSIVAGFVKPTSGEARLDGKAITKPGSDRGVVFQQYSLFPWLSVRKNVEFGLKMAGVDQGKRNTTARALLDLAGLLSFENHYPDQLSGGMKQRIGIVRALATSPQVLLMDEPFGALDTQTRVVMQEILTNIWQQFKISVLFITHDIEESIFLSDRIYVMTARPGRIKAEIKVPLPRPRRAEMTDTPEFMNLVQELKGLIREESLAAMAPEIKDRGLAGFGMKVGPKGVGEIF; translated from the coding sequence ATGACGATGGCGATGGCTGAAGCCCAGAAAGGTTTCATCGACGTGCGCGACATGGGCGTGATCTTCGGCGCCAACGACAACAAGGTCGTTGCGGTCGAGAGCGTCTCGCTCAATGTGCAGCCGGGCGAATTTGTCTCGCTGATCGGCCCCTCCGGCTGCGGCAAGTCGACCTTGCTCAGCATCGTCGCCGGCTTCGTCAAGCCGACCAGCGGCGAGGCCAGGCTGGACGGCAAGGCCATCACAAAGCCCGGCTCGGACCGCGGCGTCGTGTTCCAGCAATATTCGCTGTTTCCGTGGCTGTCGGTGCGCAAGAACGTCGAGTTCGGCCTCAAGATGGCCGGCGTCGACCAGGGCAAGCGCAACACCACGGCGCGCGCGCTGCTCGACCTCGCTGGGTTGTTGTCGTTCGAGAACCATTATCCGGACCAGCTGTCGGGCGGCATGAAGCAGCGCATCGGTATCGTCCGTGCGCTTGCCACCAGCCCGCAGGTCCTGCTGATGGACGAGCCGTTCGGCGCGCTCGACACGCAGACGCGGGTCGTGATGCAGGAGATCCTCACCAACATCTGGCAGCAGTTCAAGATATCGGTGCTGTTCATCACGCACGATATCGAAGAGTCGATATTCCTCTCCGACCGCATCTACGTGATGACCGCGCGGCCCGGCCGCATCAAGGCGGAGATCAAGGTGCCGCTGCCGCGTCCGCGCCGCGCCGAGATGACCGACACGCCTGAATTCATGAACCTGGTGCAGGAGCTCAAGGGCCTGATCCGCGAGGAATCGCTCGCGGCCATGGCACCGGAGATCAAGGACCGAGGCCTGGCAGGCTTTGGAATGAAAGTGGGACCGAAAGGAGTAGGCGAAATCTTCTAA
- a CDS encoding ABC transporter permease — protein sequence MASPARAKIVALPMADKYQNPEPAQVVVRASATEAPAPEPMSIPTVSLTKVLKSLLAKITCDRIITAALACVSLGALFLLWYLGTKYRLEFYIRFKNVPTPYEVFQQLTQVGLSSKYLVNIAISVRRILFGFFIAIAIGVPLGLAIGKYQRVRDLFMPVVEVLRPIPAIAWVPMSIMLWPNNEASIVFITFIGAFFPILLNTIHGVHSLDGVLVRAARCLGASEFRLFLNVILPGSLPHIFTGLAVGMGVAWVSLIAAEMISGQFGVGYFTWEAYSLVDYPAIVLGMITIGFLGLACSGIIRMVGHLLMPWLAFAPGGKR from the coding sequence ATGGCGAGCCCTGCACGTGCGAAGATCGTAGCGCTCCCGATGGCCGACAAGTACCAAAATCCCGAGCCTGCGCAGGTGGTGGTGCGCGCTTCCGCCACGGAAGCGCCGGCACCGGAGCCGATGTCGATTCCGACGGTCTCTCTGACCAAGGTCCTCAAGAGCCTGCTGGCGAAGATAACCTGTGATCGGATCATCACCGCCGCGCTTGCTTGCGTTTCGCTCGGTGCGTTGTTCCTGCTGTGGTATCTCGGGACAAAGTACCGGCTTGAATTCTACATTCGCTTCAAGAACGTGCCGACGCCCTATGAAGTATTTCAGCAACTGACGCAGGTTGGGCTATCCAGCAAATATCTCGTCAATATCGCCATCAGCGTCCGGCGAATCCTGTTCGGCTTCTTCATCGCGATCGCCATCGGCGTGCCGCTGGGACTGGCCATCGGCAAGTATCAGCGGGTGCGCGACCTGTTCATGCCCGTGGTCGAGGTGCTGCGGCCGATCCCGGCGATCGCCTGGGTTCCGATGTCGATCATGCTGTGGCCGAACAACGAGGCCAGCATCGTCTTCATCACCTTCATCGGCGCCTTCTTCCCGATCCTGCTCAACACCATCCACGGCGTGCATTCGCTCGACGGGGTGCTGGTGCGGGCCGCGCGATGCCTCGGCGCCAGCGAATTCCGCCTGTTCCTGAACGTGATCCTGCCCGGCTCGCTGCCGCATATTTTCACCGGCCTTGCGGTCGGTATGGGCGTGGCGTGGGTCTCACTGATCGCGGCGGAGATGATCTCGGGCCAGTTCGGCGTCGGCTATTTCACCTGGGAGGCCTACTCGCTGGTGGACTATCCCGCGATCGTGCTCGGCATGATCACGATCGGTTTTCTTGGACTGGCCTGTAGCGGAATCATCCGGATGGTCGGTCATCTCCTGATGCCCTGGCTGGCATTCGCGCCCGGAGGAAAGCGATGA
- a CDS encoding ABC transporter substrate-binding protein, protein MSVGPASKLPGFLSLLVAATLGLAPATAGAETLEIGIGTQNTTTNTVTGGVVLKELGLLEKHLPKTGKYKDIQYKLSWQNATSGPPITNGMMANNIQIGMMGDYPLMVNGATGQATKNETQLVAIIAYNAVGGGNGIVVHKDSPFYELADLKGKNVSVPFGSAAHGMMLTSLQKKGLSPDFWNLVSQSPEVGSTNLQEKRIDAHGDFVPFAELLPFKGFARKIYDGAETKTPTFHGVVVRKDFGEKYPEIVLAYITALMEANDWMRKNPKLAAEKIEEWTKINKEVVYIFLGPGGVHTLDPTIKPKWVESIGNNYAILQKLNMIKELNIGAWVNDSYVRQVFKDKGVDYDKQLASFDSYSVAGTDPVCNAPVKDPGKAGEIWIQGGDIVAFSSPVCTLLGVKKYGAEGKKFNAVYLVDHQLGIKVFADAAFYSIGGKDPKKPDVVPFLLKKDAEEFAAKNGGKLANYAEVLGAINVGQ, encoded by the coding sequence ATGAGCGTCGGCCCTGCGTCCAAACTCCCTGGCTTCCTTTCCTTGCTCGTCGCCGCAACGCTGGGGTTGGCGCCCGCGACCGCAGGCGCGGAGACCCTCGAAATCGGCATCGGTACGCAGAACACGACGACCAACACCGTCACCGGCGGCGTCGTGCTGAAGGAACTCGGCCTGCTCGAAAAACACCTGCCGAAAACCGGCAAGTACAAGGACATCCAGTACAAGCTGAGCTGGCAGAACGCGACGTCAGGCCCGCCGATCACCAACGGCATGATGGCGAACAACATCCAGATCGGCATGATGGGCGACTATCCGCTGATGGTGAACGGCGCCACGGGGCAGGCCACCAAGAACGAAACCCAGCTCGTCGCCATTATCGCCTATAACGCGGTCGGCGGCGGCAACGGCATCGTCGTCCACAAGGACTCGCCGTTCTACGAACTCGCCGACCTCAAGGGCAAGAACGTCTCGGTGCCGTTCGGCTCGGCTGCGCACGGCATGATGCTGACGTCGCTGCAGAAGAAGGGGCTATCGCCCGACTTCTGGAATCTGGTGTCGCAGTCGCCGGAAGTCGGCAGCACCAACCTGCAGGAAAAGCGCATCGACGCCCATGGCGATTTCGTACCGTTTGCCGAACTGCTCCCGTTCAAGGGCTTTGCGCGCAAGATCTACGACGGCGCCGAGACCAAGACGCCGACGTTCCATGGCGTCGTCGTGCGCAAGGATTTTGGCGAGAAATACCCGGAGATCGTGCTGGCCTACATCACCGCGCTGATGGAAGCCAATGACTGGATGCGCAAGAACCCGAAACTTGCCGCCGAGAAGATCGAGGAATGGACCAAGATCAACAAGGAAGTGGTCTACATCTTCCTCGGGCCCGGCGGCGTGCACACGCTGGATCCCACGATCAAGCCGAAATGGGTCGAGTCGATCGGCAACAACTACGCTATCCTTCAGAAGCTGAACATGATCAAGGAGCTCAACATTGGCGCCTGGGTCAACGACAGCTACGTTCGGCAGGTCTTCAAGGACAAGGGGGTCGACTACGACAAGCAGCTGGCTTCATTCGACAGCTACAGCGTGGCGGGCACCGATCCGGTCTGCAACGCGCCGGTCAAAGATCCCGGCAAGGCCGGCGAGATATGGATCCAGGGCGGCGACATCGTGGCATTCAGTTCGCCGGTCTGCACGCTGCTCGGCGTGAAGAAATACGGCGCCGAAGGCAAGAAGTTCAACGCCGTCTACCTGGTCGACCACCAACTCGGCATCAAGGTGTTCGCCGACGCCGCTTTCTATTCGATCGGTGGAAAGGATCCCAAGAAGCCGGATGTGGTGCCGTTCCTGCTCAAGAAGGACGCCGAGGAATTCGCGGCCAAGAATGGCGGCAAGCTTGCGAACTATGCCGAGGTGCTTGGCGCCATCAACGTCGGACAGTAG
- a CDS encoding Crp/Fnr family transcriptional regulator, producing MADGGAQRSGPPYLFSGLSEPEIAQVLGSGKRRVLYRGAQLFSQGSPQDGIFLIESGRIKVFYTAPSGREITLAYWHSGNFVGGPEVFRQGLHVWSGEAAVNSTVLHLPGDVLRRMAMTIPALAIGIIEGLSFKGQCYSALAQMLGTRSPTERLAQLLLHLMNLYGVEEQDGVLIAASFTHADLAHMTGVTRQSVTISLKKFTELGILAAHGSNLVIKNALMLSGIRDGKHARTAASDEA from the coding sequence ATGGCCGACGGCGGCGCGCAGCGAAGCGGCCCGCCCTACCTGTTCAGCGGGCTGTCGGAACCGGAAATCGCGCAGGTGCTGGGTTCGGGAAAACGCCGCGTCCTGTACCGTGGCGCGCAACTGTTCAGCCAGGGTAGTCCGCAAGACGGCATCTTCCTCATCGAGAGCGGACGCATCAAGGTGTTCTACACCGCGCCCTCAGGGCGAGAGATCACGCTGGCCTACTGGCACTCCGGCAATTTCGTCGGCGGCCCGGAAGTGTTCAGGCAGGGGCTGCACGTGTGGTCGGGGGAAGCGGCCGTCAACAGCACGGTGCTACATCTGCCGGGCGACGTGCTGCGGCGCATGGCGATGACGATCCCGGCGCTGGCCATCGGAATCATCGAGGGACTCAGTTTCAAGGGGCAGTGCTATTCGGCGCTGGCGCAGATGCTCGGCACCCGCTCGCCGACCGAACGTCTTGCGCAACTGTTGCTGCACCTGATGAATCTTTACGGCGTGGAAGAGCAGGACGGGGTATTGATCGCTGCATCCTTCACCCACGCGGACCTCGCGCATATGACCGGCGTGACGCGCCAGTCCGTCACCATCAGCCTGAAGAAGTTCACCGAGCTTGGCATCCTTGCCGCCCACGGCTCGAACCTCGTTATCAAGAATGCGCTCATGTTGAGCGGCATCAGGGATGGCAAGCACGCCAGGACCGCGGCCTCGGATGAGGCCTGA
- a CDS encoding DUF72 domain-containing protein, with protein MSKPAKSTAKNSGNIYIGIGGWTFEPWRGVFYPEKLTQAKELSYAASKLTSIEINGTYYGSQKPESFRKWAREVPDGFVFSLKGPRFATNRRVLAEAGDSVKRFYDSGVLELGDRLGPVLWQFAPTKKFDAADFGKFLELLPRKLEGRALRHVVEVRHDSFCVPEFVALLRQFEVPVVFAEHGKYPAIADVVSDFVYARLQKGNDELKTCYPPKQLDAWAKRFQAWASGGEPNDLPRVDKAKPAKTPRDVFAYVIHEGKVRAPAGAMELIERVK; from the coding sequence TTGAGCAAGCCAGCGAAATCGACCGCGAAAAACAGCGGCAACATCTATATCGGCATCGGCGGCTGGACTTTTGAGCCGTGGCGCGGGGTGTTTTATCCCGAGAAGCTGACGCAAGCGAAGGAACTGTCCTATGCGGCGTCCAAGCTGACCTCGATCGAGATCAACGGAACCTATTACGGCTCGCAAAAACCGGAGAGCTTTCGCAAATGGGCGCGCGAAGTGCCCGATGGCTTCGTCTTCTCGTTGAAGGGACCGCGCTTCGCGACCAACCGTCGCGTGCTGGCAGAGGCCGGCGATTCCGTCAAACGGTTCTATGATTCCGGCGTGCTGGAACTCGGCGACCGGCTTGGGCCCGTACTGTGGCAATTCGCGCCGACCAAGAAATTCGACGCGGCCGATTTCGGAAAATTCCTCGAACTCCTGCCGCGCAAGCTCGAGGGCCGCGCGCTGCGTCACGTGGTCGAGGTACGGCACGACAGTTTCTGCGTGCCAGAGTTCGTCGCCTTGTTGCGTCAATTCGAGGTGCCTGTCGTGTTCGCCGAGCACGGCAAGTATCCGGCGATTGCCGACGTCGTCAGCGACTTCGTCTATGCGCGCCTGCAAAAGGGCAATGACGAACTGAAAACCTGCTACCCGCCAAAGCAGCTCGACGCCTGGGCCAAACGCTTCCAGGCCTGGGCCAGTGGCGGCGAGCCCAACGACCTCCCGCGCGTCGACAAGGCCAAGCCCGCGAAGACGCCCCGTGACGTGTTCGCCTACGTCATCCACGAGGGCAAGGTGCGCGCCCCCGCCGGCGCGATGGAGCTGATCGAGCGGGTAAAATAA